DNA from Pajaroellobacter abortibovis:
TTTGATATCACGTGGTGGTGTTTAGGATCATATTCATCATGATTGACTCCTAACACGATCGTCTTGTCGGGATTCTGAGCGGGGGCGCTTATAATCACCTTTTGAGCTCCCGCTTCAAGATGGGCAGCTGCCTTCTCGCGATTTGTGAAGGAACCAGTACATTCAAGTACAATATCAACTCCCAGTGACTTCCAAGGGAGTGCGCGCGGATCCCTCTCAGCGATGAGGGCAATGCGCTCTCCTTGAATATGGATTCCCCCCTTGGTTGCGCTGGCCTGTACCTTTGCCTTTCGATGAACGCTATCGTAGTTATAGAGATGGGCTAGCATCTTCTCATCGGCGAGATCATTGATGGCTACTAGTTCAATGAGAGGAGGGGGGGATTCATAAAAAATGCGAGTGATTGCGCGCCCAATTCGCCCAAATCCATTAATCCCAATTTTAACCTTCATCTCTCACTGTACTCCTTAAATTGTTCTGTAGATGATCTCGCAGCTATACACGAAGAAAAGAGAGATCGGAAAAAACTCTCCAAAAAGCTTCAAGTGGGGGCAGGCTTGGGTGGATTACCAAAGATACTGGCCACTTTAACTTGCTCTTTATTCGTCTTTTCCTTTTCGTGGTAAGAGGGGATCACAATTTTCTCTCGCTTGGGCAGCTCGCGCCCTTCCAAAACGGCATGGATTTCTTCTGCATCGAGCGTCTCTCTTTCTCTCAAGCATTGAGCGAGCGCTTCTAATTTATCGCGTTTCTCGAGGAGAATTTGCCGGACATAATCATATTGTTTTTGAATGATGGCGCGCACTTCTTGGTCGATTTCAACCGCGGTCTGTTCAGAATAATCCTGGTGTCGATTGCCGTAGTCTCTCCCTAGAAAGACTTGGTCCTCTTTTTTGCCATACGTGATCGGTCCTAACTTCTCGCTCATCCCCCATTCGCAAACCATCTTGCGTGCAATTTCGGTCGCTCGCTCGAGGTCATTTCCAGCCCCTGTGGTCAGGTGATTGAAGATGATCTCTTCTGCAATACGGCCTCCTAGAAGCCCTGCGATTCGGGATTCCGCTTGCTCTTTGGAGGTGCTGTAAGAATCCCCTTTAGGGAGATGCCAGGTGAGTCCGAGCGCTGGTCCACGGGGAATGATCGTTACTTTGTGAACGGGCTCATGGTGTTTCAAAGAGACCGAAACAAGTGTGTGTCCTGCTTCGTGGACAGCGGTGTTCCATTTCTCTTCTTCGCTGATGATCATCGAACGTCTCTCTGTCCCCATATACACCTTGTCTTTAGCCATCTCAAAGTCGAACATTGTCAGAGCGTCTTTATCTTGACGAGCAGCTAGCAGAGCGGCCTCATTCACCAAGTTTTCCAAGTCGGCTCCGGCAAATCCAGGAGTGCCTCGCGCGATCGTCTCCAGATCGACATCAGGGGCGAGAGGGGTCCGCTTGGTGTGTACGCGTAGGATTTCGGTTCGTCCTCGAATATCGGGACGCCCTACGGTGATTCTGCGATCGAATCGGCCTGGTCGAAGAATCGCAGGATCCAAAACATCGGGGCGATTGGTGGCAGCTACAATGATCACCCCTTTGTTGGCTTCTATGCCATCCATTTCTACGAGGAGCTGATTGAGCGTTTGCTCACGCTCATCGTGCCCCCCCCCGAAACCTGCCCCTCGATGCCGTCCAACTGCGTCGATTTCATCGATAAAAATGATACAGGGGGCATTCTTCTCCCCTTGCTCGAAGAGATCGCGTACGCGGCTTGCGCCGACCCCCACAAACATCTCTACAAATTCCGAAGCAGAGGTGATGAAAAAGGGGACTTCTGCCTCTCCAGCAATCGCGCGCGCCAACAGTGTTTTACCTGTCCCGGGGGGTCCGATCAGCAAAACCCCTTTGGGGATTCGACCACCCAGTCTTTGGCATTTCTTAGGGTCCTTTAGGTAGACGATGATCTCCTCTACTTCATCCTTGGCTTCGTCAATCCCCGCTACGTCTGCAAAGGTGACTTTAGGCTGCGCCTCACTGAGCAATCGCGCTTTACTCTTTCCAAAGCTCATCGCTTTTCCACCGCCCACCTGGATCTGGCGCATGAAGAGATAAAACATCCCGCCGATGAACAGCATGGGCAGCAGCGTCACAAACGTATTGGGCCAGAAGCTGGCGGTATCTTCTCTCTCGAAGTAGATTTTGGGGACAGGAAGATCAGGATTGCTCGGTTTTAAAGTGGCCAATAGCGTTTCATCTGCAATCGGGCCAAGAGCTTCCTTTTGAATCATTGCTTTCGAGCTATCAGCATTGCGAGAGTGGTATGTGTACTCGCGGTCCTTGATGTGAATATCTTCCACAGCTCCATTCTGTACTTCGAGTACGAAGTCGCTGAAGGCAACGATCTGCTTGCGGTCTGTAGGGCTTAGAAATTGCCAAATGGCCAAGAAAATACCAATAAGCAAAACCCAGAGGAATAGCGTTTTTTGCGATTGCTTCACGTTTTATTGCCTCGGCCCTTTCCATTCTGAAGGGCATAAAGAGTCATCATCCAATACGGTTACTATTTTATCCATAGATACAGTGAAGAGAGAGGTTATTATGTAGTTTCTTGATCTCCTTTAAAAAAATAAGCTTAGAAAACGAAACATCAACCTTTAGAAGGGTACAACTCTACAATGTTTTTCTCTGGATGCTCTACCATAATTTGATTGCGTTCTTTGTCATAGAAAGCAACAGACCCTTTTGACAAGGCAATCCTCATAGTTGTGGAACGAGTTTGAAGAAGGTGTTGTAGTGCTTTGCGTGTTGTTCTCGGTAGAGAGCGGAAAGGCGTTCCGGTCCTATCGGTAAATTCGGGTAAGGAGGGGACTAAATCAGAGGGCATAAAGAGTTGTGTAAGATCCTCTGCGAGATGACAGAGGTGTTGCTCAATCTGAGGGTTGAGCGATTGCAGGAGAGGGAGAATATGATAGCGCACACGCGTTCGGAGGAAACGGGGATTTTGATTGGAAGGATCCCGTGAAACAGGGAGTTGATGGCGCCTGACGTGAGCTTCAATGTCGAGGCGCGAAGCGTACAGGAAAGGTCGGATGAGATATCCGGAGCGAGGAGGAAGCACCGCAAGCCCTTTGGGTCCTGCCCCTTGCAAAAGGCGAAGCAACACGGTTTCTGCTCGATCGGTTGCATGGTGAGCTGTCGCGATGCAATTGGCTTGCATACGAGAAGCAGCATCCATTAATGCCTGAAAACGGGCTTTTCTTGCACGTGCTTGCAGATTTCCCCCTGGTTGGACAGATAGGCGAGTCCGATCGAAAAGGATGGAGAGATGTGCGGCGACTCGTGCAGCCTGATCGAGCTCCTGCTGTGCCTCTGAACGGAGCCCATGATCCACTCCATGAGCGACCAATTGAAACCCAAGCTTTTCTCTTAAAAGAGAGAGTACGTGAAGAAGCGCAGTTGAATCGGGACCACCGCTGATAGCTACAAGCACGACATCTCCCTGTTGAATCAGATGGTGTCTTTTGATAGCCTGGCGCGTTAGGGTGATAAGGGTAGGTGGATGCGATCGGCTCACGGGTCGGGACAATCTCCTCCCAATTCGAACTCTTTGCAGAGACAAAAGGAAGTTTCGTGATCGACGGAGAGACGCAATGGATAAGGATAGCCATGAATACAACGCTCAGAGTCCAAATCAAAATGGATGAATTCATCGCAGGTGTAACAAAGATGAAATTGAGACGCTTGGGCTAGAAATAAGAGATCTTTATGCGTTTCCATACGTCAATCTTTCTATGCTTTCCTTAATTCTATTCTAAGCTAAAATGTGAGATCGAACAGGATAACAGATTGCTAGGGGATCGCCCTGCTGATCAATCCTCCGCCCAACACACGGTCACCTTCATAAAAAACCGCAGTTTGCCCGCATGTAACAGCGCGAGCGGGCTTTTGGAAATAAACAATTGCTTCCCTCTCTTGATCGCCCATCTGAAGATCGACATCAATTCCTTCGTGGCGGTAACGAAGGCGCACTCTTGCACGCCGAGGAAGAGTCACTCCGGGTGCCAAAGTGACTTCTCGGATCAGCGCTGAAGAAGAAAAGAGATCCCGCTTATCCCCTAAACGTATAGTATGGGTTTCTGGATCGATGTGCGTTACAAATGCGGGTTTGCCTAAGGCGACACCAATCCCTTTTCGTTGCCCTATTGTAAAACGGTGGATCCCTTGGTGATTACCCTGTAGTTTTCCTTCGTTATCGAGAATGGGACCTGGCCGTATTCGATCGGGCGACGCGTGATTTTCAACGAAAGAAACATAAGCGTGCGACTTTGGACCTGCAAAACAGAGCTCTTGACTCTCCCCCTTAGTTGCACCTGGGAGACTACGCGCGATTGCTTCTTGGCGCACTTGCTCTTTGAAAAGATCACCCAATGGAAAGAGAAGCCGGTTCATGTATTCGAGGGGAGTTGCATATAGAAAATAACTTTGATCTTTTTCCGTATCGATCCCCTTTGCGACGAAGGGGATTCCATTGGCATCTTGCCCGATGCGAGCATAATGGCCTGTGGCCACATAAGCTGCGTTAAACCGTTCAGCGAGAGCAAATAGCTCCTTCAGTTTGATATGCTGATTGCACAGAACGCATGGGTTAGGAGTTTTCCCAGCAAGGTAGGAATCCACAAAAGGATTTATAATCATTTTCTTAAAAAGCTGCCGGCGATCAAATGTATAGTGAGCAAATCCAATCATGTCTGCCGTGCGGCGTGCATCATATTGGTCTTCTGGAGCACAACATCGGCTGTGTCCCCCTTGTCCTTGAAGATCCTCTGGGTAGTCCCATAAATGTAAGGTCACGCCAATCACATTGTACCCTTGTTCGTGCAATCGTGCAGCGCCTAAGGAAGAGTCAACTCCTCCGCTCATGGCCATGACGACTCGTTTAGCTTGTTCCATTGCTTCCACTTATATCATGTCCTCGATGAGAAAGCTTTTGTTTCATTAAGCTTCGGCACCGGCAAAGGTAGACATCTCATTTCAATTTCTTATGATGGAGGCGAATGATAAAAAAGTGGATTCTTTTGTTTGTAGGAGATCTAGTCGCCTGTTCAGTATCCCAGAGGGGTGCTGTTCAGTCCAACCCATTGCTATCCATGGTAGCTCCTGTTCAGTTTCATGACTTCAATTGATGAGCGGCCATTTACTTCAGAGAAGATGCGAGGGAAAAAAGCTGTGTTGGTTTTTGTGACTACGTGGGACTATTGAATCAGGCGCAGCTGGCATTTGTGAAAGAAGTTGCTCAAGAACAAGGGGAAAAGATGGCTTATGGCGTGATTGCGCTTCGAGAAGTATCGAATCGACCATTGGTCGAACTCTAGCTCTAGCGGAAACAGATGAATCTCCCTTTTCCTATTGCCGTTGCTCCACCGAGCTCAGAGGAGTTGAAAGCGTTCGGTTATATTGAGGAGGTTCCTTGTATGATAATCTTCGATGAAGCGGGGCAAATTGTTGCCTGTCATCCAGGACTGATCAAGAGTGACGAATTGCGCAGTTGGCTGCGCACTTATATGCAGTAGAGAACCTTAAAACAACTGCAGCTGCATGGTAGTTTGAATTTATCAAAGGGGTTCTTGGGATGTCTTTAGACGGTAGCCAGCTGAAACGTTCATAATGCTACCATGTTAATCGAAAGTGGGGTAGGGAAGTCAATGAGAGGAAACAAGAAGAGAACGCTGGGGATGTTTGGTTGGGTGGGGTGTGCGGGGCTTCAGGAAGGGGTGGAGCCAATCGTGGATACATCGCTTGCTGTCCGTATGAAGGAGGAGGAGATTTCTTTGCCTGAGTTTAAACAGGAGCGAGGACAGCCGGAGTGGAATGGAGGAGATGGAAATTCTTCTGAAAAAGACCCTTTACCAATGGCTCGGACGGATGTTTGATGGATCTGCCCAATGATATTTTAGAGTAGATTTTTTAGCATGTATCTCTTGCTGATGCGCAGCGATTGGCAAGAGTTAATCGTCGTATCCACGCTTTGGTTCATGGAGTGGCCCTTTCTGTTGCCTGTTGGGAACGACCTTGATTTAAGTCTATCCCAGGAGGCAAAGCAAAATTGCCAGCTCTCTTTATTGGATCAGGGAAATCGTAGAGGCATTTTAAATTGCCTTTCGAACAAAACAAAGCCTCTTCCCCTTTTAATGGAAAAAAAGGCGATCTCCGTCGTGAGATTTAGAGGGAGGCATGACCTGACGGTGAAGGACTTTCAAGCAATTGCCAAGACACCTATTGGGATCCTCGATTCGCGATGGGCTCGAGAGTCCCCGCAGCCGGTCTGAGGAGGTTGACTGATCCACCTGTGCTGGCGAAGTCGATTAAGCTATTAAAGCTGAGCCTGATCTATTTTGCTGTTGTGCAAGCCACGAATGATCGCACGAAATAGACATGGCAGCGAGCTGAAACGGCTCTTATTTTGATCGATTCAACTATGCTGAGAAAGCATTTGGAAGAAAACCAAAAACTCTTTGAAATCTCTTATGATTTTACTGCTTCACAACAGGAGACAGAGGAGTTGCGCGCTGCTTTGAAACAGATCAGCCAAGGCTTTGCATCCTCTTTACTAAAAATTAAATTTGTTCATCCTTCTGCTTTCTGTCCTGGTGAAATTCAAGCATTTAAGGATACTCGGGCAGCTGCTATCGAGTGGTTGCGCGAAGGGGAGTTACTTTCAGGTGGGCAGCTCAATGCGGCTATTGGGCTGGAATTTTGGCAGAAAACAGTGACACAGTTGTCAGTAGAATATCGCAGATATCTCACGGGAGAGGAGGGGCAAGTGCTCACGGGAGAGGAATTTAACACACTTATCTCTGCTTTTTCTGTGACGTTGAAACGGTTGGTAGTAAGAAATTGCTACTTTTTAGATGAGGTTTATGCTCTAAATTCTTTGCCTGGAACTGAAAAACTCCGAGAATTGGAGGAGTTGGAGCTTTGCCGTGCATTTCTGGAAGGTGTCTTCGAGCACGCTAATTGCTGGAAGTCTCTCAAACGGCTTGCATGTTAATCTTCTGTGTCTTCTTTGAAAGACCACACTTTGCGGTACCTTATTCGGAAGAATCAGCCTCAATTGAGGAGTCTCGAGTTAGAAGAGAATAGTTTTACCAATCAAGCGGCCTATCTTTTGTTGGATCAGGGTTAGTTAGAGCAGCTGGAAGAAATCGTATTAGTTGGTTCTCGTTTTACCGATGACTTGTGCGATACCCTGTCTGATGTGGAGGCCCTTAAAAATACGCTCGCGTCCAGGGCTCCTATTTGGTTGAATTGGAACAATGGTTGGACCTCATTCAGGATCTACCTGAATTCTCCCATACCTTTATCAAAGGTACACTGAACTTTTCCTTCAGTAGAAGGCTTGATTGTACAAGGAAGGCAGAACAGCTCTGAGAGGCATGCCCACGGTTGAAAACACTCACTTTGCTTTCAGGACCTTAAATTCAAGAGAGGGAAGCTAACTTCCATAGGAACTTTGAATGAGGGCTTCATTCGTCATTTTCTTGGGTGCATTTTCCCTCAATGTGTGTTGGCATGTAACATGAGTAGAAGTGCATGAGGAATGGATCGACTCAAGAACCAGACGATTGGAATAGAACTCTGAACAGTGAATCTCATGTCTTACTTTTCGGTTTTACAAGTACTCTTGGTCATAGGGATGCTCATCGGATGTCGTCGTTCCCCCTCATCACACCCGCCTTACCAAGAAGAGGAAGGTGGGATCGGAGGGGTCCGTTCGGAGGGGTCCTTGAGCAGAGAAAAAATGCACCGAGCCTCTTCGGATGCACTGTTGGCTCGTGTTTCGGATGCTCCTCCCCCTTCTAAAGATACTCTCCCCCCTCCGCGAGCGGGGCAGAGGATTGTCGTTTCTGCTAATCCCCATGTCTGGCTTGGTGCGATGCCAGGTGAGGACGGTTGGAATCCAGCTCAGGATGCACTGCCGCAGCTTGTTTCTCTGTCCGATTACGAAATAGACGCACTTCCTTATCCAAATGACCCAGCTCTCCCTTTTTCGACGCGGGTTTCCAAACAGGAGGCTGAACAACTGTGTGCTGAGCGGAGGGCACGTCTCTGCACGGAGGCGGAATGGGAGAATGCGTGCAGAGGGCCTGGAGATCAGTCCTACATTTCAGGCGCTTTCTGGGATCCTAACTGTACGCGTACACCATTTGCTTGTGCATCTGGGTACGGTGTGTATGCGATGGGGGTGATTCAAGAGTGGAAGACTGCTTTAGAGGGGGAGAAAGGGAGTGGTGTTGGACCTCGGGAAGTTGAAAAACTGGCGCAAAGGGGGGAGGGTAGCTTTAACGATGAAGAGGGAAAAGTGAAATTACCTTTTTCCATGCATCGATGTGCTGCTCATTGGACCCATGACACGAACAGAGGGGCTGGGTTCCGTTGCTGTCGAGGTAAGCCCAATGAGGTAGTGATGAAATGGCCTGTATTACACCCACCATTTCGTCGTCTTAAGATGGAGAAAAGTGCAGTTGCAGCCATTTTAAAGTCTTTTCCGGAGGTGGCATCATTTGCAACGGATGTCCGATTTTTTGAGGCTTCGGATGTGCGTAGCATCCTTGCAACACGCCCTCGGGATACAGTTGTTCCGGCGGGGCTTGTATTTACAGCGGACCCTTTGCTCTGGAATCCAGAGTTAGGGGTTGATGTGCTTATCATTGTAGGAAAAAGTAAGGCGGGAGCATTTATTGTTGCCCTTTATGTATTGGGGGAAGAACATTATAAACTAGCTTCCTCTTTTCTGTTTCGTAACGACATGACTCCTGTTGTGCTGGCTTATTACCCTAAGAGACGCCGCAATCTTCGATGGGTTTCTGCTTGTTGGGGATGTTGGGGTGAAAGTGGAAACGTACGGTTGGGGGAAGGGCACCGCCCTATCATCCAGCATGAATAAAGTAAAAAGAGAAATCCCCTTGCCTGCTATCCATCTACGTGTACAAGTTGGACGGAGTTTTTATCAAAGGGACTAGCCTGGTGCTCCGATACATCGGAGCATACTTCGGATAAGCTGTCGGGCAATCTGAAGAGAAAAATCTGCTTCTTCTTGTGTGGCAGGTGATGAGGTGAGCAGGGACTGCTCTTGCTTCTCTTGCTCCTGATCGCGCATTGTTAAATGGCCCTTGAGGTCTTTCTCCCGAGAAAAAGAGGGATGTGTAACCAACACCCGACTGGATTCTATTAGAATGTCTGGTTTGACCCCTTTTGCTTGAAGCGATTGGCCGCTTGCAGTTGTATAAAAACCAGTGGTTAAACATAATCCAGCTTGTTCAGGGAGATCGATGACGGTTTGGATATTGGTTTTGCCGAAGGTGATTCCACCAATGACCCAAGCTCGCTTGAGATCTTGAAGGGAGGCGGCGAGTAGTTCGGCAGCGCTTGCTGTTCCTTCATCGACAAGAATGGCTGTCGGTTGGTGGAGAAGTGCTCCCCCTTTTTTGGCTTGTATCGATTCTACCTTTCCGCGATGGTGGGTCGATAGAATTGTCCCGTTGTCAACAAATTCGTCGATGATAGCGATGGCTTGATCTACGGATCCACCTGGATTATTGCGTACGTCGAGGATAACCCCCTCGATGGAATGGAGGGCGAGGAGTTGATGGAGGTGATCTAGAAATTCACGATGCGTATTCTCTTGGAATTGACGGATTCGGAGCAAAGCAATGCTTGTTTCTAGAAATCTGCTTGTTAAGCTTGGGAATTGAAGCTCTTCTCTTATGACGGAAAATACTAGAGGGGTAGAAGTTCCCTTTCGGTGTACAGTCAGTTGTAGAGAGGTACCTGGAGTCCCCTGCATATGCTGGTAGAATTGTGCGAGAGGGAGTTCTTCTACTGGTATTCCGTAAAGATGTGTGATCACATCCCCTGCCTGCAGTCCCGCTCGTGCTGCGGGACTTTTTTCTATAAGTTCGGTGATTTGATAAATATCACCTTCTCTCCTTTTTACTTCGACCCCAATGCATGCAAATTTTCCCTTGAGGCGTGCTCGAAAAGCAGCGTATTCTTCTTTAGACAGGTAGGTTGAGTGAGGATCGAGCTCTTGTACCAGCCCTTTAACGGCCCCCTTAAGAAGCTGATTTCTGTCTACTGGATTAACGTGGAGCTGCTCGACTTTAACGAGGACGTGAGCAAACTGATCGATCCAATCATAAGGATTTTGCCTGATGTGAGCACTGACTACCTGAAGAGGGAGGAATGCTATCCACGCAACAACACAACCAATAGGTTTTTTCCTTCGCAGAATCATAGATGCCTTACTTTCTCAAGGGAAGATTGTTTGTTTGAAATATGATGAGATGGAGTCCTTCTTTTGGATCTCTTGCAAATCGCATCCTGTTTTTCCATGAACATGATAAAGTGCACCCATTGATGATCCTACTTTAGTAAAAAAGAATGCAACAAATGAATAAGGAGACCCTCTTGATGACGGAAGAAAAGGATTCTTTAGGCACGCTATGCCATCACGAATCAAAGACAGACAAACGGAAACAGAGCTTGTATTTTCCTGAATCGATGCTTCAAGAGATCAAGGAAGAGGCGACGCGTTTGGATCGTTCGCTGTCGTGGGTCGTTCAGCGAGCTTGGAAAAGTGCTCGGCTCGAAATCAAAAAGCTCCCCAGTGTGAATGATGCAGGGGACGATAAAGAAAAAGAATAGCATTATCCTTTGTTGCTTGCCCATTTCGATAGGTAGAAAGTAGTTCTTGTTTTCTAGGGTCTTTTTTCTGGTTTGTTTGTTCTATAGTGTTGTGCTATGCGCTGAGCCTTCAATCGGTTCAAGTGCTCCATCTGCCCTCGCTCCCGTTGAGTCTCGGAGCCCTTTTGCTTTTTCTGATCCTCTGAAAGCACCCTGTTCAGGCATCCCTAGGAAAGGTGTCTGGATAGGGAATACTTCGGTGGCTTTCCAATTGGACTTTGGAAACGGGCAAAAATGTGCCTACAAGCCCTTTACGACTCAAATGAGGACTCGCTATCGCAATGAAGTTGCGGCCTATCGGTTAGCGCGTGCGCTAGGTCTGCTCAACGTACCTTCGGCTTCGACAGTCTGTTTTGATAAAGGGAAGTTGAGGGCTATTATCAATTTTGGTCGTGAGGCGAGGCGCAAGCGATTCGATCAAGAGGTGAGATCCGAAACGAAGGGGAAGACGTGGGGCGCTCTGATGAGATGGATATCGCCTTATCAGACATTTTCTCTCAAGGAGGCACAATGGAAACCATGGCTTAAAAAAGGCGGAGAAGTCCCTTCGTCTAGCCGTTCTTTGGCTGTACAGCTCAGTACCCTTTTGGTCTTCGATGTGCTGATCGGAAATTGGGATCGCTGGAGCGGAAATAACCTCGGATTGTATCCTCCTACGCAGATGCTGCTTTATATCGATCACGACGGAGCTTTTTTCTATCCGGAACCTCCTCTGCTTCAGAAGACTCGTAAAAAATTCCAGGATGTTGACCGTTTCTCTCGCGGATTGATCGAAGCAATCCGTGTTCTTCTCGATCAAGACAACCAAGAAAAGCTGATATCTGTGATAGGAGAAGAGCAAACGGGAGTTCCTCTGCTCTCTTCTGGTGCGATGCAGGGAATTCGTGAGCGGGGGATATGGATTCTTGAGCAAATTGAGAAAAAAAAGGCTATCCTCGGAGATTCAGAAGTGCTGTACTTTGAATAGGCCCTACTATCCAATTGAGGAACAACTGTGACCTCTACGCAAGAAGAAATCGAAGTTTCGTATGATGTATCGAATGAATTCTTTCAGCTTTGGCTCGATGCGCGAATGCACTATACATGTGCTGTTTTTGAAAACGAGGGGGATACCCTTGAAGAAGCTCAAATCAATAAATCGAGGGTTCTTTACGATTTTGCAGAGCTCAGCAAGGATAAGACAGTGCTCGATATCGGGTGTGGGTGGGGTGCGAACCTTGAGTATCTGATCTCACGAGGGGTGAAAGAAGCGCATGGGGTTACCCTTTCTTCCGCTCAGTATGAAGAGATCCTGAAGCGTTGCATTCCAGGGGTTCACGTCTGGTGTGTTGATTATCGCGATTTTTCCCCTCCGATTACCTACGATGGATTGATCTCCATTGAGATGATTGATCATCTCTGTTCGCCTGCACAAGCAGCTCGAGGGCTAGCGATATCTTTGTATCGAGAATACTTTAAGAAATGTGCGAGTTGGATCAAACCAGGGGGATGTTTTGGTTTTCAGGCGATCTTGAGAAATCGGATTCCTCGAGACCGCAATGATCTAGCAGATCTCAAGTTTACTGCTGATATCATTTTCCCTGGAGGGCTCAACCCGAGGTTGGAGGAGCTAGTGGCTGCCGTGAACCCCTATTGGGAGATCTTGGAGCTCAAAACGCGCCGCCTTGATTATGGCAAAACGACAGGAGAATGGCTTAGGCGGCTGCGGCTCCACAAAAACGAGATCTGTGAACGGTGGGGTGCACAAGTTTTTAACGATTACGAGCGTTATTTGTCCACTTGTGTGCGTGCATTTGCTCAGTTTTGGTCGAGCGATGTCCAGATGAAATTACGCCGTATTCCTATTTAGCTAGTGGGGAGTAAAGGAATGCAGAAAAAAAAGCGGGGGAGTGTTTTTGTCTGGGGAACTGTGATGTGCTTTCCCTAGCAGAACGACTGCAGCTTCCTCTTGGCTCTAGGGTGCTTGTTTCAATTTTTCAAAAAAGATATATCTATATGAGAAG
Protein-coding regions in this window:
- a CDS encoding class I SAM-dependent methyltransferase, yielding MTSTQEEIEVSYDVSNEFFQLWLDARMHYTCAVFENEGDTLEEAQINKSRVLYDFAELSKDKTVLDIGCGWGANLEYLISRGVKEAHGVTLSSAQYEEILKRCIPGVHVWCVDYRDFSPPITYDGLISIEMIDHLCSPAQAARGLAISLYREYFKKCASWIKPGGCFGFQAILRNRIPRDRNDLADLKFTADIIFPGGLNPRLEELVAAVNPYWEILELKTRRLDYGKTTGEWLRRLRLHKNEICERWGAQVFNDYERYLSTCVRAFAQFWSSDVQMKLRRIPI
- a CDS encoding S41 family peptidase, which encodes MILRRKKPIGCVVAWIAFLPLQVVSAHIRQNPYDWIDQFAHVLVKVEQLHVNPVDRNQLLKGAVKGLVQELDPHSTYLSKEEYAAFRARLKGKFACIGVEVKRREGDIYQITELIEKSPAARAGLQAGDVITHLYGIPVEELPLAQFYQHMQGTPGTSLQLTVHRKGTSTPLVFSVIREELQFPSLTSRFLETSIALLRIRQFQENTHREFLDHLHQLLALHSIEGVILDVRNNPGGSVDQAIAIIDEFVDNGTILSTHHRGKVESIQAKKGGALLHQPTAILVDEGTASAAELLAASLQDLKRAWVIGGITFGKTNIQTVIDLPEQAGLCLTTGFYTTASGQSLQAKGVKPDILIESSRVLVTHPSFSREKDLKGHLTMRDQEQEKQEQSLLTSSPATQEEADFSLQIARQLIRSMLRCIGAPG
- the ftsH gene encoding ATP-dependent zinc metalloprotease FtsH, whose amino-acid sequence is MKQSQKTLFLWVLLIGIFLAIWQFLSPTDRKQIVAFSDFVLEVQNGAVEDIHIKDREYTYHSRNADSSKAMIQKEALGPIADETLLATLKPSNPDLPVPKIYFEREDTASFWPNTFVTLLPMLFIGGMFYLFMRQIQVGGGKAMSFGKSKARLLSEAQPKVTFADVAGIDEAKDEVEEIIVYLKDPKKCQRLGGRIPKGVLLIGPPGTGKTLLARAIAGEAEVPFFITSASEFVEMFVGVGASRVRDLFEQGEKNAPCIIFIDEIDAVGRHRGAGFGGGHDEREQTLNQLLVEMDGIEANKGVIIVAATNRPDVLDPAILRPGRFDRRITVGRPDIRGRTEILRVHTKRTPLAPDVDLETIARGTPGFAGADLENLVNEAALLAARQDKDALTMFDFEMAKDKVYMGTERRSMIISEEEKWNTAVHEAGHTLVSVSLKHHEPVHKVTIIPRGPALGLTWHLPKGDSYSTSKEQAESRIAGLLGGRIAEEIIFNHLTTGAGNDLERATEIARKMVCEWGMSEKLGPITYGKKEDQVFLGRDYGNRHQDYSEQTAVEIDQEVRAIIQKQYDYVRQILLEKRDKLEALAQCLRERETLDAEEIHAVLEGRELPKREKIVIPSYHEKEKTNKEQVKVASIFGNPPKPAPT
- a CDS encoding TIGR04563 family protein, yielding MTEEKDSLGTLCHHESKTDKRKQSLYFPESMLQEIKEEATRLDRSLSWVVQRAWKSARLEIKKLPSVNDAGDDKEKE
- the tilS gene encoding tRNA lysidine(34) synthetase TilS gives rise to the protein MSRSHPPTLITLTRQAIKRHHLIQQGDVVLVAISGGPDSTALLHVLSLLREKLGFQLVAHGVDHGLRSEAQQELDQAARVAAHLSILFDRTRLSVQPGGNLQARARKARFQALMDAASRMQANCIATAHHATDRAETVLLRLLQGAGPKGLAVLPPRSGYLIRPFLYASRLDIEAHVRRHQLPVSRDPSNQNPRFLRTRVRYHILPLLQSLNPQIEQHLCHLAEDLTQLFMPSDLVPSLPEFTDRTGTPFRSLPRTTRKALQHLLQTRSTTMRIALSKGSVAFYDKERNQIMVEHPEKNIVELYPSKG
- the mnmA gene encoding tRNA 2-thiouridine(34) synthase MnmA, with product MEQAKRVVMAMSGGVDSSLGAARLHEQGYNVIGVTLHLWDYPEDLQGQGGHSRCCAPEDQYDARRTADMIGFAHYTFDRRQLFKKMIINPFVDSYLAGKTPNPCVLCNQHIKLKELFALAERFNAAYVATGHYARIGQDANGIPFVAKGIDTEKDQSYFLYATPLEYMNRLLFPLGDLFKEQVRQEAIARSLPGATKGESQELCFAGPKSHAYVSFVENHASPDRIRPGPILDNEGKLQGNHQGIHRFTIGQRKGIGVALGKPAFVTHIDPETHTIRLGDKRDLFSSSALIREVTLAPGVTLPRRARVRLRYRHEGIDVDLQMGDQEREAIVYFQKPARAVTCGQTAVFYEGDRVLGGGLISRAIP